One Labeo rohita strain BAU-BD-2019 unplaced genomic scaffold, IGBB_LRoh.1.0 scaffold_494, whole genome shotgun sequence DNA segment encodes these proteins:
- the LOC127160925 gene encoding complement C1q-like protein 4 isoform X1 — MAVLQMVLLLCAGSSLAEEFFSPTVNIIAELEKLKSMNERIQKLEETLAKVLSENEALKTTVQDSQNKLESFQKENEAKKVAFSAGLLESGTGNTGPINAAKTLIYKKVFSNIGGAYDSNTGIFTAPKKGAYYFRFYAHSHGGTNMAVSLLKNGKTQCSVFAWKPTSNGNGSNGVVLTLETGDQIYTQLWANTWVYDDPASYTSFGGFLLFPM; from the exons ATGGCGGTGTTACAAATGGTACTGCTGCTCTGTGCTGGGAGTTCACTTGCAGAGGAGTTCTTTTCACCAACTGTGAACATTATTGCTGAGCTTGAGAAACTGAAAAGCATGAATGAAAGGATACAAAAGTTAGAAGAAACACTGGCCAAAGTGTTGAGTGAAAATGAAG CATTGAAAACCACAGTACAAGATTCACAAAATAAGCTTGAATCTTTCCAGAAAGAGAACGAAG CCAAAAAAGTCGCCTTTTCTGCTGGACTTCTGGAATCTGGAACAGGAAACACTGGACCCATTAATGCTGCGAAAACTCTGATCTACAAAAAAGTCTTCAGTAATATTGGAGGTGCCTATGACTCAAATACCG GTATTTTCACAGCACCAAAAAAAGGAGCCTATTACTTCAGATTTTACGCTCATTCCCATGGTGGAACCAATATGGCAGTCAGTCTCTTGAAGAATGGTAAAACCCAGTGCTCTGTGTTTGCTTGGAAGCCTACCTCCAATGGTAATGGCAGCAATGGTGTTGTTCTCACACTGGAGACCGGTGATCAAATTTATACCCAACTTTGGGCGAACACCTGGGTTTACGATGATCCAGCAAGTTACACCAGTTTCGGTGGCTTTCTGCTTTTCCCCATGTGA
- the LOC127160925 gene encoding complement C1q-like protein 4 isoform X2: MAVLQMVLLLCAGSSLAEEFFSPTVNIIAELEKLKSMNERIQKLEETLAKVLSENEAKKVAFSAGLLESGTGNTGPINAAKTLIYKKVFSNIGGAYDSNTGIFTAPKKGAYYFRFYAHSHGGTNMAVSLLKNGKTQCSVFAWKPTSNGNGSNGVVLTLETGDQIYTQLWANTWVYDDPASYTSFGGFLLFPM; encoded by the exons ATGGCGGTGTTACAAATGGTACTGCTGCTCTGTGCTGGGAGTTCACTTGCAGAGGAGTTCTTTTCACCAACTGTGAACATTATTGCTGAGCTTGAGAAACTGAAAAGCATGAATGAAAGGATACAAAAGTTAGAAGAAACACTGGCCAAAGTGTTGAGTGAAAATGAAG CCAAAAAAGTCGCCTTTTCTGCTGGACTTCTGGAATCTGGAACAGGAAACACTGGACCCATTAATGCTGCGAAAACTCTGATCTACAAAAAAGTCTTCAGTAATATTGGAGGTGCCTATGACTCAAATACCG GTATTTTCACAGCACCAAAAAAAGGAGCCTATTACTTCAGATTTTACGCTCATTCCCATGGTGGAACCAATATGGCAGTCAGTCTCTTGAAGAATGGTAAAACCCAGTGCTCTGTGTTTGCTTGGAAGCCTACCTCCAATGGTAATGGCAGCAATGGTGTTGTTCTCACACTGGAGACCGGTGATCAAATTTATACCCAACTTTGGGCGAACACCTGGGTTTACGATGATCCAGCAAGTTACACCAGTTTCGGTGGCTTTCTGCTTTTCCCCATGTGA